The Alphaproteobacteria bacterium sequence GACAAATCCGCGCTGGAGGTGATCCTCACCACGCTGCATTCCGGCGGCAAGTTCAAGGAGACGGGCGGCGCCTACGCCACCTCCGGCGGCCTGCACGGCGTCGGCATCTCGGTCGTCAACGCGCTGGCGGAATGGCTGGTGGTGGAGGTGGCGCGCGAGCGCACGCTCTACCGCCAGACCTATCGGCAGGGCGCCCCGGACGCGCCGCTGGCGCCGGTCGGCCCGGTCGCCAACCGCCGCGGCACCCTGGTCCAGTTCAGGCCGGACGCGGAGATTTTCGGCGCCCGCGCCAAATTCCAGCCGGCGCGCCTGTTCCGCATGGCCCGGTCCAAGGCCTATCTCTATCGCGGCGTCAAGATCCGCTGGAAGTGCGCCGCCGAACTGCTGCCGCCGGAAAGCCCGATCCCGGCCGAGGCCGAGCTGCAATTCCCGAACGGCCTCGCCGACTTCCTGGGATTGCTGCTGGAGGAGCGGGCGACGGTGCTGCCGGTCTATGCCGGCGACCTCACCTTTCCCGGCCCCGGCGCGGGGCGCTGCGAGTGGGCGATTGCCTGGTGCGACGACCATGGCGACCCGCACGGCCATTCCTATTGCAACACCATCCCGACGCCCTCCGGCGGCAGCCACGAGGCCGGCTTCCGCAACGCCCTGCTGCGCGCCATCAAGGCGTTCGGCGAACTGTCCGGCGTGCGCAAGGCCGGCCAGATCACCGGCGAGGATTTGATGGGTTCGGCCGCGTTCGCGCTGTCGGTGTTCATCCCGAACCCGCAATTCCAGGGCCAAACCAAGGAACGGCTCGACAGCCCGGAAACCCAGCGCCTGCTGGAGGCCAATCTGCGCGACCGGTTCGACCACTGGCTCTCCGCCGATCCCAAGGCCGCCGCCCAGTTGCTCACCCATCTGGTCGAGCGGGCGGAGGAGCGGCTGCGGCGCCGGGCGGAGAAGGACCTGCAACGCAAGACCGCCACCAACCGCCGCCTGCGCCTGCCGGGCAAGCTCACCGACTGCACCGAGACCGGACCGGAGGGCACCGAGGTGTTCCTGGTGGAGGGCGACAGCGCCGGCGGCTCCGCCAAGCAGGCGCGCAACCGCAAGACCCAGGCGGTGTTGCCGCTGCGCGGCAAGATCCTGAACGTCGCCAGCGCCACGGTGGAGAAGCTGCGCGCCAACCAGGAACTCTCCGACCTGGTGCAGGCGCTCGGC is a genomic window containing:
- a CDS encoding type IIA DNA topoisomerase subunit B, producing MADLFASSAASASDYSAADIEVLEGLEPVRRRPGMYIGGTDEAGLHHLATEILDNAMDEAVAGHASVIDMELMADGSLAVRDNGRGIPVDPHPKFPDKSALEVILTTLHSGGKFKETGGAYATSGGLHGVGISVVNALAEWLVVEVARERTLYRQTYRQGAPDAPLAPVGPVANRRGTLVQFRPDAEIFGARAKFQPARLFRMARSKAYLYRGVKIRWKCAAELLPPESPIPAEAELQFPNGLADFLGLLLEERATVLPVYAGDLTFPGPGAGRCEWAIAWCDDHGDPHGHSYCNTIPTPSGGSHEAGFRNALLRAIKAFGELSGVRKAGQITGEDLMGSAAFALSVFIPNPQFQGQTKERLDSPETQRLLEANLRDRFDHWLSADPKAAAQLLTHLVERAEERLRRRAEKDLQRKTATNRRLRLPGKLTDCTETGPEGTEVFLVEGDSAGGSAKQARNRKTQAVLPLRGKILNVASATVEKLRANQELSDLVQALGCGMGKQFDVDRLRYERVVIMTDADVDGAHIASLLMTFFFREMPGLIARGHLFLALPPLYRLAAGGTTIYARDDADRERHLATTFKGRKSVEISRFKGLGEMPPAQLRETTMDPATRTLLRVDIGLSDQGTGTAREAGDLVDRLMGRKPELRLAFIQQNAQFVESLDI